The genomic interval gtggtggtggttggttttgTTATTTAATAGGTAGTTTGTTTTTGCACAATTTGatagaacaacaaaaaacaagctggTATTAGCGACACAATTTTTCTGAACTCCGCTAGCCGTCGTGTTGGGAAGTGCTTGGACGACTTCTGCGCTTGCTCAAAGAGGTACTCAGGAAACTAAAGTTACGGAGAAGTCTCGGAAATGTGCCGAAAGGAGGCTACGCCTCCCTCCGCCCCAACTGTACATAAAAGCGGAAATAACCAAAGAAGCGCCGGAAGTGGCGGAGCTGGTACCGGACAAGCGGCACCAGTTTCCATGGAGCCCGTAGGGCTGTGCGGCTTCTGCCCGGCCGGGGAAGCGCATCCAGCGCGTTACACCTGCCCGCGCTGCAACGCTCCCTACTGCTCGCTGCGCTGCTACCGGGCGCACGGCGCCTGCGCCGAAGACTTTTACCGAGACCAAGTGCTGCGAGAGCTCCGTGGCCGAAGCGCTTCGCCCAGCCGTCTGGCGGGCGCATTACGCCGGCTGCGTGAACAACGCGAGGCCGAGGATGAGCCCGAAGAAGCAGGCCTCCGGCCGGGCAAAAGACCGGGCGGTCATTCTGGACTTTGGGACCGTTTAGCGCCGTCTGAGAAGGCGGCATTCGAGCGGCTGCTCAGTCGTGGCGAAGCCGGACGCCTTCTGCCTCCGTGGCGGCCCTGGTGGTGGGGCCGCGGCACCGGCCCACGTTTTCTAGAGGAGCTAGATCATGCGGGGAACAGTGACCTTGCAAACCCAGAACCCGCCCCTGCGAGGACCGCGCTGGAGTCCGTGGACGATGCCGCCGCTGCTGAGCCACTTGCTGAAGACTCCAGTGTCTTCAGACCGCCCGCATTCCCTGCCCGCATCCCTGCACTGGCCAGTCTGAGCTGCAGCCCGCCATCGCCACTGGTGCGCTTCCAGCTGCCCAATGTGCTATTCGCCTACGCTCATACTCTCGCCCTGTATCATGGAGGGGACGACGACGTGCTACTCTCTGACTTCTGTGCCACTCTGCTCGATGTTTCTGGGGCCCTGGGAGCCCAGCAAGTTTTTGACTCTACAGAGGAAGCCCTGCAGGCCGCAGCCCACGTTCTGGAAGCGGGCGAGCACCCACCTGGACCCCTGGGTACGCGGGGTGCTATGCAAGAAGTTGCCCGCATCCTGCTGGGCGAGGGTCCTGTCAATCAGAAAGGCTATACGCTGACAGCACTGGGGCACCTGGCTCAGACCCTGGGACGAGCCAGGAAACAGGCTGTTGATGAAGAGCGAGATCGTCTTTACCGGGCTCGGAAGAAGTGCCAGTTCCTGCTGGCTTGGACCAACGAAAATGAGGCTGCCCTCACACCCCTGGCTCTAGACTGTGCCAGAGCCCACCGAGCCCATGCTGTGAcagctgaggagatggcaacCCTTACTGGGGAGCTAGAACGGCTTTGGGGAGGCCCAGTACCACCCTCTCCAAGGACTCTCATTGAGGAGCTCCCTGGCTGAGCTGGGTATCCATGTCATTAATAAAGATGTGTCTGGTCTGCCCAAATATTGGCagtgcctttcttttttttaaagatggtgtCCTGTCCTAGGCTTCTCTTGAAGTTGATGTGTAGTTGAGGATTACCTTGAACTGATCTGCCTCCCACCTTGACAGT from Arvicanthis niloticus isolate mArvNil1 chromosome 1, mArvNil1.pat.X, whole genome shotgun sequence carries:
- the Znhit2 gene encoding zinc finger HIT domain-containing protein 2, with the translated sequence MEPVGLCGFCPAGEAHPARYTCPRCNAPYCSLRCYRAHGACAEDFYRDQVLRELRGRSASPSRLAGALRRLREQREAEDEPEEAGLRPGKRPGGHSGLWDRLAPSEKAAFERLLSRGEAGRLLPPWRPWWWGRGTGPRFLEELDHAGNSDLANPEPAPARTALESVDDAAAAEPLAEDSSVFRPPAFPARIPALASLSCSPPSPLVRFQLPNVLFAYAHTLALYHGGDDDVLLSDFCATLLDVSGALGAQQVFDSTEEALQAAAHVLEAGEHPPGPLGTRGAMQEVARILLGEGPVNQKGYTLTALGHLAQTLGRARKQAVDEERDRLYRARKKCQFLLAWTNENEAALTPLALDCARAHRAHAVTAEEMATLTGELERLWGGPVPPSPRTLIEELPG